A portion of the Blastopirellula sediminis genome contains these proteins:
- a CDS encoding DUF2309 domain-containing protein: MATAKFDVRNATSPPTFESSRQSQQEILEAIEHAAEYLPAQGPITSFVHHNTLHAFEDLTFDEGVRIGGSLFQCHEYLPEEKYREHLHRGRITASDLDAVLVEDLGEEVDRLVASFGSRHALRFAMLRYPLFFGDRHELHWVVSETDALSKFRSDVDPGVRDRMIKRTRQWVLRNRQQIEGRSPGDEDPLSRTLSRFQSVKFDSWDDATWEKFVLNFLWRVCRDGVATAQNSTDTADETTFVRHRDALLAATGGDADVIVHEHLVSFCAAFLDQGYATLAPPNRGQGFYLSFLSLYSQGWGAPTRWLANLQQESQRLLARNFSPLDSIEESLTLLGVDREERSVFIRDELLALRGWAGMIWQLESNPKWETPSTFHCNLTEFLAVRLMLVRLALQRIAAAGGDSSVRLDQIRERYQGQKRSSQTDDRELLAYVLFQLAQVRGWRPDELHHLQHEQWTSLVGEVNAFSSLDRRRIYHAAYERKYAREALDALLAYSKRRTRETTAPAKGESPSFQAITCLDDREESFRRHLEEIDPSCETYGTAGFFGVAMSYRGIADARFVSLCPVNVVPRHQVVETPDFSAARSEERLAQTRRHIGRATHQAHLASRTFLGGTIAGLLGSALAFVLVVRVIFPRLASYAHRQARSLIYTNRTTLQLEQDSTSPEGEERLRGYCVEEMGEIVKGLLKSVGLTGNWAPLVVLLGHGSASLNNPHESAYNCGACAGGRGGPNARAFAAMANDLRVRRLLAEQGLEIPETTFFVGGYHDTTNDAVTFADVDHVPHSHRQRFEEVVRTCDEARRRNAQERCRRFESADLNISPADALRHVENRPEDLSQPRPEYNHATNAMCIVGRRENVRGLFLDRRAFLASYDPTQDDANGTVLESQLRAVIPVCAGINLEYYFSTVDPEGYGCGSKLPHNITSLLGVMTGAASDLRPGLSTQMIEIHEPMRLLFVIETTTEVMQRIIECNETIARLAKGKWIQLAVIDYASAQVWRFDGARFIQYMPEEDELPVAASSYAWYQGRRGNLPFAEIAPSSAGLGG; the protein is encoded by the coding sequence TTGGCTACTGCAAAATTCGACGTGCGCAACGCAACGTCGCCACCGACCTTCGAATCTTCCCGGCAGTCGCAGCAGGAAATCCTGGAGGCGATTGAGCATGCGGCGGAGTATCTACCCGCCCAAGGGCCGATTACGTCGTTTGTGCATCACAACACGCTGCACGCCTTTGAAGATCTCACGTTCGATGAAGGAGTGCGGATCGGCGGCAGTCTATTCCAATGCCACGAGTATCTGCCGGAGGAAAAATATCGCGAGCACCTTCACCGCGGTCGCATCACCGCATCGGATCTGGACGCAGTCCTTGTGGAAGACCTCGGGGAAGAGGTGGACCGCTTGGTGGCCAGTTTTGGGAGTCGGCACGCACTGCGATTTGCGATGCTGCGATACCCGCTCTTCTTTGGCGATCGGCACGAATTGCATTGGGTGGTCTCGGAAACCGACGCCCTCAGCAAGTTTCGCAGCGACGTCGACCCCGGCGTCCGCGATCGGATGATTAAGCGGACGCGCCAGTGGGTCCTTCGCAATCGGCAACAGATCGAAGGCCGATCGCCTGGCGACGAAGATCCCTTGTCGCGGACGCTCTCTCGATTCCAGAGCGTGAAGTTCGATTCGTGGGATGACGCCACTTGGGAAAAATTCGTCCTGAATTTCCTTTGGCGAGTTTGTCGCGATGGAGTCGCGACGGCGCAGAACTCTACCGATACCGCTGACGAAACTACGTTTGTGCGCCATCGGGATGCATTGCTGGCGGCGACCGGAGGAGACGCCGACGTCATCGTCCACGAACATTTGGTTTCGTTTTGCGCCGCGTTCCTGGATCAAGGGTATGCGACCCTGGCTCCCCCGAACCGCGGTCAGGGATTCTACTTGTCGTTCCTTTCGCTCTACAGTCAAGGCTGGGGCGCACCGACTCGATGGCTGGCGAACCTTCAGCAAGAATCGCAACGGTTGCTGGCAAGGAACTTCTCTCCGCTCGATTCGATCGAAGAATCGCTGACATTGCTTGGCGTCGACCGGGAGGAACGCTCCGTCTTCATTCGGGACGAACTGTTGGCGCTGCGCGGTTGGGCCGGGATGATTTGGCAACTCGAATCGAATCCCAAATGGGAAACTCCGTCGACCTTTCATTGCAATTTGACCGAGTTCCTGGCGGTTCGGTTGATGTTGGTTCGGCTCGCGCTTCAACGCATCGCGGCCGCAGGGGGCGATTCTTCGGTCCGTTTGGATCAAATCCGTGAGCGTTACCAGGGGCAAAAGCGATCTTCCCAAACCGACGATCGCGAACTCCTCGCCTACGTCCTCTTTCAACTCGCGCAGGTGCGAGGTTGGCGCCCCGACGAATTGCACCACCTGCAACACGAGCAATGGACGTCGCTCGTCGGCGAGGTGAACGCGTTTTCCAGTCTGGATCGTCGACGGATTTATCATGCGGCGTACGAACGCAAATACGCTCGCGAAGCGCTCGACGCGCTCCTGGCCTATTCCAAGCGGCGAACTCGCGAAACAACTGCTCCGGCGAAGGGGGAATCGCCAAGCTTTCAAGCGATTACCTGTCTGGACGACCGCGAGGAGTCGTTTCGGCGTCATTTGGAAGAAATCGATCCGAGTTGCGAGACGTACGGTACGGCGGGCTTCTTTGGCGTCGCCATGTCGTATCGCGGGATTGCGGATGCGCGATTCGTGTCGCTTTGCCCGGTCAACGTCGTCCCCCGTCATCAGGTCGTCGAAACGCCCGACTTTTCCGCAGCGCGATCCGAAGAACGCCTGGCGCAAACGCGGCGACATATCGGTCGTGCGACGCATCAGGCGCACCTGGCGTCGAGAACGTTTCTCGGCGGCACGATCGCAGGGCTCCTCGGTTCGGCATTAGCCTTCGTTTTGGTCGTGCGAGTTATTTTTCCGCGGCTCGCGTCGTATGCACATCGCCAGGCTCGCTCGCTGATTTATACGAATCGTACCACGCTGCAATTGGAGCAAGACTCGACTTCGCCAGAGGGGGAAGAACGTTTGCGCGGGTACTGTGTGGAAGAAATGGGCGAAATCGTCAAAGGGTTGCTGAAAAGCGTCGGGCTGACCGGGAATTGGGCGCCTTTGGTCGTCCTTTTGGGGCACGGCTCCGCCAGTTTGAACAACCCGCACGAGTCCGCCTACAACTGCGGTGCGTGCGCCGGAGGACGGGGCGGTCCGAACGCACGTGCGTTCGCTGCGATGGCGAACGATCTGCGAGTTCGTCGCCTGCTCGCCGAGCAAGGGTTGGAGATCCCCGAAACGACCTTTTTCGTCGGCGGCTATCATGATACGACCAACGACGCCGTGACGTTCGCCGATGTGGACCACGTTCCCCACTCGCACCGCCAGCGGTTTGAGGAAGTCGTGCGCACGTGCGACGAGGCGCGCCGCCGCAACGCCCAAGAACGTTGCCGACGTTTCGAGTCGGCCGATTTGAACATTTCTCCCGCCGATGCGCTGCGGCACGTCGAAAATCGACCGGAGGACCTGTCGCAACCCCGTCCGGAATACAACCACGCGACCAATGCGATGTGCATCGTCGGGCGTCGCGAAAACGTTCGCGGATTGTTTCTCGATCGCCGCGCCTTTCTGGCGTCATATGATCCGACGCAAGACGATGCGAATGGGACCGTGCTCGAAAGCCAACTGCGCGCCGTGATCCCGGTATGCGCCGGCATCAACCTGGAGTACTACTTCTCGACGGTTGATCCGGAAGGGTATGGGTGCGGCTCGAAGTTGCCTCACAACATTACTTCGCTGTTGGGGGTGATGACCGGTGCGGCCAGCGACTTGCGACCGGGTTTGTCGACGCAGATGATAGAGATTCATGAGCCGATGCGATTGCTGTTCGTCATTGAAACGACGACGGAGGTCATGCAGCGAATCATCGAGTGCAATGAAACGATCGCTCGGCTGGCGAAAGGGAAATGGATTCAACTGGCGGTGATCGACTATGCGTCAGCTCAAGTTTGGCGCTTTGACGGCGCGAGATTTATTCAATACATGCCGGAAGAGGACGAACTTCCCGTCGCTGCGTCTTCGTACGCCTGGTACCAGGGACGCCGCGGAAATCTTCCCTTCGCAGAAATTGCCCCCTCCTCGGCCGGTCTGGGAGGTTAG
- a CDS encoding proton-conducting transporter transmembrane domain-containing protein, with amino-acid sequence MDLVTWDAFIFGLGIGCLAAPALLLVVLAAASFLSRRLTERATARLTAICVIFGMVCAMIILGTMLASGSRKVVIELGNWVAIPSEHYHFQLRFIFDRLSIPFVLLTYVLCGVVGKFASRYLHREIGFTRFFLFYSFFFFGMVVSSLAGTIETLFLGWEFVGLSSALLIAYFHQRTNPVQNGLHVWAIYRLSDAALVISMLTLHHATGGGDFDHIVGRQPWPLGNVELDQFNLLMISGLLLIAAAGKSALIPFCGWLPRAMEGPTPSSAIFYGALSAHLGAFLLLRFSPLIAASWIVSTVVILIGLATACLGAMSARVQADVKSAIAFSSLTQVGIILVEIGLGLPYVALIHIIGHACLRTLQFLRAPSVLHDYNALENAIGSRLSPTHLPESLTEASFGRQWTYRFSLERGFLDEILRSYIVAPFMGTFRWFDKQERRWTQFLSGESGEERAAAIHQDRSLEELT; translated from the coding sequence ATGGATCTCGTGACGTGGGACGCTTTTATTTTCGGTCTGGGGATCGGTTGCCTGGCCGCCCCTGCATTGTTGCTTGTCGTTCTTGCGGCGGCCAGCTTCTTGAGCCGGCGACTCACTGAACGCGCGACGGCGAGACTAACGGCGATTTGCGTTATTTTCGGGATGGTCTGCGCCATGATCATCTTGGGGACGATGCTTGCCAGCGGAAGTCGCAAGGTCGTGATCGAACTTGGCAATTGGGTGGCGATCCCCTCAGAACACTATCACTTCCAACTGCGATTCATTTTCGACCGCCTTTCGATTCCCTTCGTGCTGCTCACGTACGTTCTCTGCGGCGTCGTCGGGAAATTTGCGAGCCGCTATCTGCATCGCGAGATCGGATTCACGCGATTCTTCTTGTTCTACTCTTTCTTTTTCTTCGGGATGGTCGTGTCGTCGCTGGCCGGTACGATCGAAACGTTGTTTCTCGGTTGGGAATTCGTCGGTCTGTCGTCCGCTCTGTTGATCGCCTACTTTCACCAACGCACGAATCCGGTTCAAAATGGCCTGCACGTCTGGGCGATCTATCGCTTGTCCGATGCGGCGCTGGTGATCTCGATGCTGACGCTGCATCATGCGACCGGGGGCGGAGATTTCGATCATATTGTGGGGAGGCAGCCTTGGCCGCTGGGGAATGTCGAACTCGACCAGTTCAACCTCCTGATGATCAGCGGTTTGTTGTTGATCGCGGCGGCGGGAAAGTCCGCGCTGATTCCATTTTGCGGTTGGTTGCCGCGAGCCATGGAAGGCCCGACTCCGTCTAGCGCGATCTTCTATGGCGCACTGTCGGCCCATTTGGGCGCGTTTCTGTTGCTCCGGTTCAGCCCGTTGATCGCCGCTTCGTGGATCGTCAGTACCGTCGTCATCCTCATTGGACTGGCGACCGCTTGTTTGGGCGCCATGTCGGCCCGCGTTCAAGCCGACGTGAAAAGCGCCATCGCTTTTTCCTCCCTCACGCAGGTCGGGATCATCCTGGTGGAGATCGGGCTTGGTCTTCCGTATGTCGCGCTGATTCACATCATCGGTCATGCCTGCTTGCGAACGCTGCAGTTCCTCCGCGCTCCGTCGGTGTTGCACGACTACAACGCCTTGGAAAACGCCATCGGTTCGCGATTGTCGCCTACGCACTTGCCGGAGTCATTAACGGAAGCGTCGTTCGGCCGCCAATGGACGTACCGCTTTTCGCTCGAACGCGGATTCCTGGATGAGATCCTCCGTTCCTATATTGTTGCGCCCTTTATGGGAACGTTCCGCTGGTTCGACAAGCAGGAGCGTCGTTGGACCCAGTTTTTGTCGGGGGAAAGCGGAGAGGAACGGGCCGCGGCAATTCATCAAGATCGCTCTTTGGAAGAACTGACCTAA
- a CDS encoding proton-conducting transporter transmembrane domain-containing protein has protein sequence MAELHAPWLELAVLVTLAGSILTAAIQDRSSCQRVCLAICIVAQLLALGGCVDFFASGADAGSFAALGSLGLVIDDLSSPLIPLAALQFLLTVLSTLKTKVGRFSFSAALFSEGIAFALLGCLNSPGILMLLIVGAIPLWMELRLRRQSTRVYTFYFSLFAALLIAGEIVSLSGSPVWGGALTTAAILLRCGVVPLHGWAADLIERASFGSALLTLTLMPGVYAMARLVLPEAPAATLQVVAILSLITAAYAASMALVQTEARRFFAYLFLSNSSLVLVGLSAATPISMTGAMCAWISIQLALTGLGITLRCVEARIGRISLSEYHGFYDHMPMLAALFLITGLASIGFPGTIGFIAGEILIDGVVTAYPIAGILAAAISALNGIAILKVYFRIFNGRSRVVYYSIGSRPAERFAISIIAALIIAGGLFPQLGMSSCFRAAQHFVQRREENFGAHPPHTTQHAAVSPAATHPRE, from the coding sequence ATGGCTGAACTGCACGCGCCCTGGTTGGAACTCGCAGTTCTGGTCACCTTGGCGGGATCCATCCTGACCGCGGCCATCCAAGATCGATCGAGCTGCCAACGCGTTTGCCTGGCGATCTGCATCGTGGCGCAACTTCTTGCGCTCGGCGGTTGCGTCGACTTTTTCGCCTCCGGCGCCGACGCAGGGAGTTTCGCAGCGCTCGGCAGTCTTGGCCTGGTGATCGACGACTTAAGTTCGCCGCTGATTCCGCTGGCGGCGCTGCAATTTCTGTTGACGGTCTTGTCGACGCTAAAGACCAAGGTCGGCCGTTTTTCGTTTAGCGCGGCCCTCTTTTCGGAAGGAATCGCGTTCGCCTTGCTAGGATGTCTCAATTCGCCAGGCATTCTGATGCTGTTGATCGTCGGGGCCATCCCGCTCTGGATGGAGTTGCGGCTGCGCCGACAGTCGACCCGCGTTTACACGTTTTATTTCTCGCTGTTCGCCGCACTTTTGATCGCTGGTGAAATCGTTTCCCTCTCCGGCTCTCCCGTTTGGGGCGGTGCGCTCACGACGGCGGCGATTCTGCTCCGCTGCGGGGTCGTTCCGCTGCATGGCTGGGCGGCCGACTTGATCGAGCGGGCCTCGTTTGGTTCGGCGCTCCTCACGTTGACCCTCATGCCGGGCGTCTACGCGATGGCGCGACTGGTTCTTCCCGAGGCGCCGGCGGCGACGCTGCAAGTGGTCGCGATTCTTTCGCTGATTACCGCGGCGTATGCCGCGTCGATGGCGCTGGTTCAAACGGAGGCTCGCCGATTTTTCGCCTACCTGTTTTTGAGCAACTCGTCGTTGGTTCTGGTCGGACTGAGCGCTGCGACGCCCATCAGCATGACCGGCGCCATGTGCGCCTGGATCTCGATCCAACTGGCCTTAACTGGTCTCGGAATCACCTTGCGCTGCGTCGAAGCTCGGATTGGTCGCATCTCGCTCAGCGAGTACCACGGCTTTTACGATCACATGCCGATGTTGGCCGCCTTGTTTTTGATCACGGGGCTCGCGTCGATTGGTTTTCCCGGAACGATCGGCTTTATCGCCGGTGAGATCTTGATTGACGGCGTCGTGACCGCCTACCCCATTGCCGGGATATTGGCGGCCGCGATCAGCGCGCTAAACGGCATTGCGATTTTGAAGGTCTATTTTCGCATCTTCAATGGGCGCTCGCGCGTCGTTTACTACTCGATCGGCTCGCGGCCTGCGGAGCGGTTCGCCATTTCGATAATCGCCGCGCTCATCATCGCCGGCGGCCTCTTTCCGCAGTTGGGAATGAGTTCCTGTTTCCGGGCGGCGCAGCATTTTGTTCAAAGACGCGAAGAGAACTTCGGCGCACATCCGCCCCACACGACGCAGCATGCGGCCGTTTCGCCGGCGGCGACGCATCCCCGCGAGTGA
- a CDS encoding carbonic anhydrase — MILLDKSLHQFAPQYFGTAFDIQQSLDDDVCDILMIACSCHGSAPDEVSIAGPERIFTLQHLAATVPAATEESPTSAADDLAYAFQYFDFKHVILCGHMGCNVIRRWAQPDQNDSRGLQKKFQQTTASVVDQTYPTRLDHERQRLLICEHLLCQLENLLTHDFVLDRLETGELRLHGWLVDEMTARIRAYDAVHGRFVPIEKLRRESLAQS, encoded by the coding sequence ATGATTCTGCTCGACAAAAGCCTGCACCAGTTCGCTCCCCAATACTTTGGTACGGCGTTTGACATTCAGCAGTCGCTGGATGACGACGTATGCGACATTCTGATGATCGCCTGCTCTTGCCATGGGAGCGCACCGGACGAAGTTTCGATCGCAGGGCCGGAGCGAATTTTCACTTTGCAGCATCTAGCCGCGACGGTTCCGGCGGCAACGGAGGAGAGTCCGACTTCTGCGGCGGATGACCTGGCCTATGCGTTTCAGTACTTCGACTTCAAGCATGTCATCCTTTGCGGACATATGGGCTGCAACGTGATCCGCCGCTGGGCTCAGCCTGACCAGAACGATAGTCGGGGGCTGCAAAAGAAGTTTCAGCAGACGACGGCCAGCGTGGTGGATCAGACCTATCCCACGCGGCTCGATCACGAGCGGCAACGACTGCTGATTTGCGAGCACCTATTATGTCAGCTGGAGAATCTCCTGACGCACGACTTTGTCCTGGATCGTCTGGAAACCGGTGAGCTGCGCCTGCACGGCTGGCTGGTCGACGAAATGACGGCCCGCATTCGGGCGTACGATGCGGTCCATGGACGCTTCGTGCCGATCGAAAAGCTCCGGCGCGAATCGTTGGCGCAGTCCTAG
- a CDS encoding DUF1501 domain-containing protein produces the protein MNHQSASRRSFLRSSVAGSLLFPGIVQQLLADAGDPLAARQPHFPAKAKNVVFLFMTGGVSHVDTFDPKPALVRDHGKEIKADHPEIKNRPGYERIYLKRPQWEFAPQGECGTEVSTLFPHVGQCMDDIALIHSMHTSHSNHYNATLGMHTGSFAFSRPSIGSWLSYGLGALNRNLPGFVVIAPKQTYAGSQVYANDFLPAAHQGTLVVPGTEPVANVQPRIPTDRQSLELAALRQLNEAHLAAHGGHNPLLEGRLRTFETAFGMQMAVPEAFDFRQESQATLESYALAPGQTSGFGWQCLAARRLVERGVRFVELIDTGSSNNWDAHGDMMSHVGLAQNVDQPIAALLKDLKQRGLLEETLVVWTTEFGRTPFNNTADAKGREHHSWAFSSWLAGGGAKGGIVHGATDEYGMHAVEKPVHVHDFHATILHLMGFNHEQLTYRHAGRDYRLTDVEGNVVHDLLA, from the coding sequence GTGAACCACCAATCTGCCAGCCGTCGGTCTTTCCTTCGTTCGTCGGTCGCAGGATCGCTCCTCTTCCCCGGCATCGTCCAGCAACTGTTGGCGGATGCCGGCGATCCGCTAGCCGCGCGGCAGCCTCACTTCCCCGCCAAAGCGAAGAACGTCGTCTTTCTCTTCATGACCGGCGGCGTGTCGCATGTCGATACGTTCGATCCCAAGCCGGCGCTGGTCCGAGATCACGGCAAAGAAATCAAGGCCGATCATCCCGAAATCAAAAACCGCCCTGGCTACGAACGGATCTACCTCAAGCGTCCCCAGTGGGAGTTCGCTCCGCAGGGCGAGTGCGGAACGGAAGTCAGCACCCTGTTTCCACACGTCGGGCAGTGCATGGACGATATCGCGTTGATCCATTCGATGCATACGTCCCACTCGAACCATTACAACGCGACGCTCGGAATGCATACCGGCTCGTTCGCCTTCTCGCGGCCGAGCATTGGATCTTGGCTCAGCTATGGCCTGGGAGCGCTGAACCGCAACCTGCCAGGCTTCGTCGTGATCGCGCCGAAGCAAACGTACGCCGGCAGTCAGGTCTACGCGAACGACTTTTTGCCGGCCGCTCATCAAGGGACGCTCGTCGTTCCCGGAACCGAACCGGTCGCGAACGTCCAGCCTCGTATTCCGACCGATCGCCAATCGCTCGAACTAGCGGCGCTGCGCCAACTCAACGAAGCTCATCTCGCCGCGCACGGCGGGCACAATCCGCTGCTCGAAGGTCGCTTGCGGACCTTCGAGACCGCCTTTGGAATGCAGATGGCGGTCCCGGAAGCGTTCGATTTTCGGCAGGAAAGCCAAGCGACTTTAGAAAGCTACGCCCTCGCGCCGGGTCAAACCTCCGGTTTCGGCTGGCAGTGTCTCGCGGCGCGGCGACTGGTCGAACGGGGCGTTCGGTTCGTCGAACTGATCGATACCGGCTCGTCCAACAACTGGGATGCCCATGGCGACATGATGTCGCATGTCGGCCTCGCCCAGAACGTCGACCAACCGATCGCCGCCCTGTTGAAAGACCTGAAACAACGGGGGTTGCTTGAAGAAACGCTGGTCGTCTGGACGACCGAATTTGGTCGGACGCCGTTTAACAACACGGCCGACGCCAAAGGACGCGAGCATCACTCCTGGGCGTTCAGCTCATGGCTGGCCGGCGGCGGCGCCAAAGGGGGAATCGTCCATGGCGCCACCGACGAGTACGGGATGCACGCCGTCGAGAAGCCGGTCCACGTCCACGACTTCCACGCCACAATCCTGCATCTCATGGGCTTCAACCACGAGCAGCTGACGTATCGTCACGCTGGCCGCGACTATCGGCTGACCGACGTCGAAGGGAACGTCGTTCACGACCTGTTGGCGTAA
- a CDS encoding PSD1 and planctomycete cytochrome C domain-containing protein, which yields MNPVKVFSWSLLLLCMSFGDVVSADEGDDFFEKRIRPILVKHCYDCHAGVNSEGGLLLDTRDGWRHGGDNGTAIVPGQPDDSLLIQAIRYEDAESLAMPPKEAGGKLSGEEIAALEEWVRRGAPDPRIAAVKLGGMTAEEAKAWWAFQPLPNADPAPTATKIDAYLDQKLAEQGLTSAPPADKRTLLRRATYDLTGLPPTSEEVDAFLADESPDAFAKVIDRLLASPQYGVRYGRHWLDVVRYADTAGENTDRPLPHAWRYRNWVIDALNQDKPFDQFVRLQLAGDLIGAKQPRDQTNEGIIATGYLAIARRFGHDIDEQNYLMHEDVIDNLGKNFLGLTTGCARCHNHKYDPITVDDYYALYGVFESTRFAFPGCEPKGQPRDLISLASPEQIDALMQPWNEKVAAADTKKKQLEQTAAALLGFRTENARPLVDKTLVAEGTSVPFANLTATVRKGEVLQLTVFPNESHGADSTRVEWTIKEEGEAGRTWNVDNLIDKISQGNPLADHDEATWCFLETTTGPISLSQRYDSLQNNPALKAWKRFDDALSIFVNTSDQPVDVWTTLPAKAFFVHPEHNRPVTVAWISPIDGAVTISGAVADAHPSGSDGVAFDLVQIAAPQYGAGLIEMGKEAAAPAIDPGPKPKLPVAYSVIDAKPTNAKIQKRGDPEQPGDEVERHWLTVFGGTSIANPQESGRRELADLVAQHPLTARVFVNRVWQWHFGQGLVGTPNNFGSRGQLPTHPELLDWLTAEFVASGYQVKTLHRLILQTAAYQRSSDPPTGSLDADPENHLLSHYNLRRLSAEEIRDSLLFVSGQLDLAPAQEHPFPDESTWTFTQHTPFNAIYETNKRSAYLMVQRQHRHPFLSLFDGADPNASTPARETSTVPTQSLYFLNDPFFHAQAAATADRLSNEENDDQRLQIAYRLLFQRQPTASETKAASAFLQNYPAEASEKWRAYVRVLLAGNEFLHVD from the coding sequence ATGAACCCTGTCAAAGTCTTCTCGTGGTCGCTCCTGTTGCTCTGCATGTCGTTTGGCGACGTCGTCTCCGCCGACGAAGGGGACGATTTCTTTGAGAAGCGGATCCGTCCAATCCTGGTCAAGCATTGCTACGACTGCCATGCCGGCGTGAACTCCGAAGGGGGCCTGTTGCTCGATACCCGCGACGGTTGGCGGCACGGGGGAGACAATGGAACGGCGATCGTTCCCGGCCAGCCGGACGATTCCCTCTTGATCCAAGCGATTCGTTACGAAGACGCCGAATCTCTGGCGATGCCGCCAAAAGAAGCTGGCGGCAAGCTGAGCGGCGAAGAGATTGCGGCGCTGGAAGAATGGGTTCGCCGCGGCGCTCCGGATCCGCGGATTGCAGCGGTAAAACTGGGAGGCATGACCGCTGAGGAGGCGAAGGCCTGGTGGGCTTTCCAGCCTCTTCCCAACGCGGATCCTGCGCCAACTGCGACAAAGATTGACGCCTATCTCGACCAAAAACTGGCCGAACAGGGTCTGACTTCCGCACCGCCGGCGGACAAACGGACCCTGCTCCGCCGCGCGACCTACGACTTGACCGGCCTGCCGCCGACCTCAGAAGAAGTCGACGCGTTTCTGGCCGATGAGTCGCCGGACGCTTTCGCCAAAGTGATTGATCGCCTGCTCGCGTCGCCGCAATATGGCGTCCGCTATGGACGACATTGGCTCGATGTCGTGCGGTACGCCGACACGGCCGGCGAGAATACCGATCGTCCGTTGCCGCACGCGTGGCGCTATCGCAATTGGGTCATCGACGCTTTGAATCAAGACAAACCGTTTGACCAGTTCGTCCGGCTCCAACTCGCCGGCGACTTGATCGGCGCCAAGCAGCCGCGCGACCAGACGAACGAAGGAATCATCGCCACCGGATATCTGGCGATCGCTCGTCGCTTTGGTCACGATATCGACGAACAGAACTATCTGATGCACGAGGACGTGATCGACAACCTCGGCAAAAACTTTCTCGGCCTCACGACCGGATGTGCGCGGTGCCACAATCACAAGTACGACCCGATCACGGTCGACGACTACTACGCACTCTACGGCGTCTTTGAGTCAACCCGCTTCGCATTTCCCGGCTGCGAACCGAAGGGCCAGCCGCGGGACTTGATCTCGCTGGCGTCGCCAGAGCAGATCGACGCGCTGATGCAGCCTTGGAACGAAAAAGTAGCCGCTGCGGACACAAAGAAAAAACAACTGGAGCAAACGGCCGCAGCCCTGCTCGGCTTTCGTACAGAGAACGCGCGGCCACTTGTCGACAAGACCCTGGTCGCCGAGGGGACGAGCGTTCCGTTCGCCAATCTCACCGCCACGGTACGCAAAGGAGAAGTGCTCCAGTTGACGGTCTTTCCCAACGAAAGCCATGGCGCCGACAGCACGCGCGTCGAATGGACCATCAAGGAAGAAGGAGAAGCTGGCAGAACGTGGAACGTTGACAATTTGATCGACAAGATCTCGCAAGGCAACCCGCTCGCCGACCACGACGAAGCGACCTGGTGCTTCTTGGAAACGACCACTGGGCCGATCTCCCTTTCGCAGCGGTACGACTCGCTGCAGAACAACCCGGCGCTGAAGGCCTGGAAACGATTCGATGACGCCCTCTCGATCTTCGTCAACACGTCGGACCAGCCGGTCGACGTCTGGACGACTCTTCCCGCAAAGGCGTTCTTTGTCCATCCCGAGCACAACCGCCCTGTAACGGTAGCGTGGATCAGCCCCATCGATGGCGCCGTTACCATCTCTGGCGCCGTCGCCGACGCCCATCCAAGCGGCAGCGATGGGGTCGCCTTCGATCTGGTCCAGATCGCCGCGCCGCAATACGGCGCCGGGTTGATTGAAATGGGGAAGGAAGCGGCCGCTCCGGCGATTGATCCGGGCCCCAAACCAAAGCTTCCCGTCGCCTATTCCGTGATCGACGCCAAGCCGACCAACGCCAAGATCCAGAAGCGGGGAGATCCCGAACAGCCCGGCGACGAAGTCGAGCGTCACTGGCTCACCGTCTTCGGCGGAACTTCGATCGCCAATCCCCAGGAAAGCGGCCGGCGCGAATTGGCCGACCTGGTGGCCCAGCATCCGCTGACGGCTCGCGTTTTCGTCAATCGCGTCTGGCAGTGGCACTTTGGCCAAGGCCTGGTCGGAACTCCCAACAACTTCGGCTCGCGTGGTCAGTTGCCGACGCATCCGGAATTGCTCGATTGGCTGACGGCGGAATTTGTCGCCAGCGGCTACCAGGTGAAAACGCTCCATCGCCTGATCCTGCAAACCGCCGCCTATCAGCGGAGCAGCGATCCGCCGACCGGCTCGCTCGACGCCGATCCCGAAAATCATCTTCTCAGCCACTACAATCTCCGTCGCCTCAGTGCGGAAGAGATTCGGGACAGCTTGCTGTTCGTCTCCGGCCAGCTTGATCTCGCTCCCGCCCAGGAGCACCCCTTTCCCGACGAATCAACCTGGACCTTCACGCAGCACACTCCGTTCAACGCGATCTACGAGACGAACAAACGGAGCGCCTACTTGATGGTGCAGCGGCAGCATCGCCATCCGTTTTTGTCGTTGTTCGACGGCGCCGATCCGAATGCAAGCACTCCGGCGCGAGAAACCAGCACCGTCCCGACGCAGTCACTTTATTTTCTGAACGATCCCTTCTTCCACGCCCAAGCGGCGGCGACCGCCGACCGTTTGTCGAACGAAGAGAACGACGACCAGCGTCTGCAGATCGCTTACCGGCTCCTGTTCCAGCGACAGCCGACCGCAAGCGAGACTAAGGCGGCCAGCGCCTTCCTACAGAACTATCCCGCCGAAGCATCTGAAAAGTGGCGAGCTTACGTTCGCGTGCTGCTGGCCGGAAACGAATTCCTCCATGTCGATTGA